Proteins from one Argopecten irradians isolate NY chromosome 15, Ai_NY, whole genome shotgun sequence genomic window:
- the LOC138309397 gene encoding zinc finger protein 629-like yields MDEDGREKEIVRLPASSNSRPHKCEVCSRQFREIATLRKHEQLHRADRPYVCTTCGKSFLWSSNLKVHERVHTGERPYKCKICHRCFTQSNDLRRHERNVHMRGKLVNYRSTGARVASNSGHVNMAAYQAFAMQQRALLQHALTYETIMHSAAAVTQSHYMGPPSDSSILPPPSDSSILPAPKRDQCDLAVSTSTDSMYRSHKTPSPIKLEQVTPPSTPGDEAHQSDGQNSRPLSNQNSSDSELRNLQRQMSNEYGKISLTTSNSVIHSPPALSSSTYLSQRSHTSDGASPHKNGLISPNSQCPSLSGLTSLPQPVPLPPISSIYGAQTSTSDRGDRVIDLSMNKSISSGDSDDGDWKGGNSSFVSKSPQMSETESEEKRDVTTTSETPTVDSGIHHCPHCNLFFQDFTMYHLHQSLHPMDHDPFRCPSCQKCCQDRIEFMFHMVWHVKYPHTIPNYQPFKESYLT; encoded by the exons ATGGATGAGGATGGGCGGGAGAAAGAGATTGTCCGACTACCAGCGTCCTCCAACTCACGTCCCCACAAGTGTGAGGTGTGTTCTAGACAGTTTCGAGAAATAGCTACGTTACGTAAACATGAACAGTTACACAGAGCCGACCGGCCCTATGTGTGTACCACTTGTGGAAAGTCTTTTCTTTGGTCGTCAAATTTGAAAGTGCACGAACGCGTCCACACCGGAGAGAGACCGTACAAGTGCAAAATATGTCACAG aTGTTTCACACAATCCAATGACTTACGTCGTCATGAGAGAAATGTACACATGCGAGGAAAGCTCGTTAATTACCGATCAACAGGAGCCCGTGTGGCGAGCAATTCGGGACATGTAAACATGGCCGCCTATCAGGCGTTCGCCATGCAGCAGCGCGCTCTACTACAACATGCCCTTACATACGAAACGATAATGCACAGCGCTGCTGCTGTTACTCAGAGCCATTACATGGGGCCGCCATCGGATTCGTCGATTCTGCCGCCGCCATCGGATTCGTCGATTCTGCCGGCGCCTAAACGCGATCAGTGTGACCTAGCCGTATCTACCTCAACCGACAGCATGTATCGCTCTCATAAAACTCCCAGCCCAATCAAACTGGAGCAGGTCACGCCCCCATCAACACCCGGAGACGAGGCCCACCAATCAGATGGCCAGAACAGTCGCCCACTATCCAATCAAAACTCTTCTGACTCAGAACTTAGAAACCTTCAAAGGCAGATGTCAAATGAATATGGCAAG ATCTCCTTGACGACGAGTAACAGTGTGATTCACTCACCTCCAGCCCTATCCTCATCCACATACCTCAGTCAGCGTAGTCACACCTCCGACGGAGCGAGTCCACACAAGAATGGACTCATATCTCCTAACTCACAATGTCCAAG TTTGTCGGGACTGACCAGCCTACCTCAGCCTGTCCCTCTGCCTCCTATCTCCTCTATATATGGGGCTCAGACTTCTACCTCAGACCGCGGCGACCGCGTCATTGACCTCAGCATGAATAAGTCCATCAGTAGTGGCGACTCCGATGATGGCGACTggaagggaggcaactcctcATTTGTATCTAAATCTCCCCAGATGTCCGAGACCGAGAGTGAAGAGAAGCGTGATGTGACGACAACCTCAGAAACCCCGACCGTCGACTCGGGGATCCACCACTGCCCTCACTGTAACCTGTTTTTCCAGGACTTCACCATGTACCATCTTCACCAGTCGCTGCATCCGATGGACCACGACCCGTTCAGGTGTCCCAGCTGTCAGAAATGCTGTCAGGATCGTATCGAGTTCATGTTCCACATGGTGTGGCACGTCAAGTACCCTCACACCATCCCCAACTACCAGCCCTTCAAGGAGAGCTACCTTACTTAA